The following are from one region of the Geotrypetes seraphini chromosome 12, aGeoSer1.1, whole genome shotgun sequence genome:
- the APOBEC4 gene encoding putative C->U-editing enzyme APOBEC-4, producing MENIYQEYLATQGTVVKPYYWLTPNQGCSRCPYHIQTGEEARISYAEFYRTFGFPYGPILVPKQHLLFYELKTFSGTSVQKGHATNCVVFDLHPESMLFETGGYLDSSVCHYENIGYLTLYSNYSPCNEYGHCCISKIYDFLGKYPSIRLDIYFSQLYHTTHEFPTAPWNREALRSLASLWPRVSLNPLSGSFWQALLYSFVKNVPAASLYQPIMPARALADRSNVQQIQAITGIAPYFVDVSSETSYPIQEPYKTVPQQSMDNNFLQQHSRGVSNGLIPVIALGPPVPFLTMFAPSYGLQQQSYSKPRNIVRHLKMPEELKEERKRILPKETAVQTVQITKEFVKEDKKDRRKK from the coding sequence ATGGAAAACATATATCAAGAATATTTAGCAACACAGGGAACAGTGGTAAAACCTTATTACTGGCTGACACCCAACCAAGGCTGTTCAAGATGCCCCTATCACATACAGACAGGTGAAGAGGCACGTATCTCCTATGCAGAATTTTACAGAACTTTTGGGTTCCCTTATGGTCCAATACTGGTTCCTAAGCAGCACCTACTGTTTTATGAACTGAAGACTTTCTCAGGAACATCAGTTCAAAAGGGTCATGCTACAAACTGTGTTGTATTTGATCTCCACCCAGAGTCAATGCTATTTGAGACAGGAGGTTATCTGGACTCATCGGTATGCCATTATGAAAACATTGGTTATCTAACACTTTATTCAAATTACAGTCCTTGTAATGAGTATGGCCACTGTTGCATAAGCAAAATTTATGATTTCTTAGGAAAGTACCCAAGTATCAGGCTTGACATCTATTTCTCTCAGCTCTATCATACAACACATGAATTTCCCACAGCTCCCTGGAACCGGGAAGCTTTGCGGAGCCTTGCCAGCTTGTGGCCTCGAGTGAGTTTAAACCCTCTCAGTGGCAGCTTCTGGCAAGCCCTTCTTTACAGCTTTGTCAAAAATGTTCCAGCAGCAAGCCTGTATCAACCAATTATGCCTGCAAGAGCTTTAGCTGACAGATCCAATGTGCAACAAATACAGGCCATAACAGGAATTGCACCGTATTTTGTAGATGTCTCTTCCGAGACTAGTTATCCAATTCAGGAACCGTATAAAACTGTCCCACAACAAAGTATGGATAACAACTTTCTCCAGCAACACTCTCGAGGTGTTAGCAATGGACTGATTCCAGTGATTGCATTGGGACCTCCAGTCCCTTTTCTCACCATGTTTGCACCCAGCTATGGACTACAGCAGCAATCATACTCAAAGCCGAGGAATATCGTGCGGCATCTGAAAATGCCAGAGGAgttaaaggaagaaagaaaaagaattctTCCTAAAGAAACAGCTGTGCAGACAGTGCAAATTACAAAGGAATTTGTAAAAGAGGAtaaaaaagacagaagaaagaaaTGA